One genomic segment of Amycolatopsis sp. WQ 127309 includes these proteins:
- the hemE gene encoding uroporphyrinogen decarboxylase, producing the protein MSPTTPLPQRTPASARRELPEAPFLAAARGERPARTPVWFMRQAGRSLPEYRALREGVAMLDACFDPEMLAEITLQPVRRHEVDAAVLFSDIVVPLKAAGVDIDIVPGTGPVVATPVRDLAAVKALPELVPDQVGKVADGIALLVERLGETPLIGFAGAPFTLASYLIEGGPSRNHEHTKALMHSEPAVWHELAGRLADIALTFLRAQLDAGVDAIQLFDSWAGALSERDYREFVLPHSAKVLDGVAAYGVPRIHFGVGTGELLPAMRDAGADVVGVDWRIPLDEAVRRLGGKAVVQGNLDPALLYASWPVLEAQVRRIVAEGRAADGHIFNLGHGVLPSVDPEVLTRVAGLVHEL; encoded by the coding sequence ATGTCTCCCACCACGCCTCTGCCGCAGCGGACCCCCGCGTCCGCCCGCCGCGAGCTGCCCGAAGCCCCGTTCCTGGCCGCCGCGCGCGGCGAACGCCCGGCGCGCACGCCGGTCTGGTTCATGCGCCAGGCCGGGCGGTCGCTGCCCGAGTACCGCGCGCTGCGCGAGGGCGTGGCGATGCTCGACGCCTGTTTCGACCCCGAGATGCTCGCCGAGATCACGCTGCAGCCGGTCCGGCGGCACGAGGTCGACGCCGCGGTCCTGTTCAGCGACATCGTCGTGCCGCTCAAGGCCGCCGGGGTCGACATCGACATCGTCCCGGGCACCGGTCCCGTGGTCGCGACGCCGGTGCGCGACCTGGCCGCCGTGAAGGCGCTGCCGGAGCTGGTCCCCGACCAGGTCGGCAAGGTCGCCGACGGCATCGCGCTGCTGGTCGAGCGGCTCGGCGAGACGCCGTTGATCGGCTTCGCCGGCGCGCCGTTCACCCTGGCCAGCTACCTCATCGAGGGCGGCCCGAGCCGCAACCACGAGCACACCAAGGCGCTCATGCACTCCGAGCCGGCGGTGTGGCACGAGCTGGCCGGGCGGCTGGCCGACATCGCGCTCACCTTCCTGCGCGCGCAGCTCGACGCCGGCGTCGACGCGATCCAGCTGTTCGACTCCTGGGCCGGCGCGCTGTCCGAGCGGGACTACCGCGAGTTCGTGCTGCCGCACTCGGCGAAGGTCCTCGACGGCGTCGCCGCCTACGGCGTCCCCCGGATCCACTTCGGCGTCGGCACCGGCGAGCTGCTGCCCGCGATGCGCGACGCGGGCGCGGACGTCGTCGGCGTCGACTGGCGGATCCCGCTCGACGAGGCCGTCCGGCGGCTCGGTGGCAAGGCCGTGGTGCAGGGCAACCTGGACCCGGCGCTGCTGTACGCGTCCTGGCCGGTGCTCGAGGCCCAGGTGCGCCGCATCGTCGCCGAGGGACGAGCCGCCGACGGCCACATCTTCAACCTGGGCCACGGCGTGCTCCCCAGCGTCGACCCCGAGGTCCTGACCCGCGTGGCCGGGCTGGTGCACGAGCTGTGA